In one window of Spiroplasma corruscae DNA:
- the coaBC gene encoding bifunctional phosphopantothenoylcysteine decarboxylase/phosphopantothenate--cysteine ligase CoaBC, with the protein MKIINLIITGGIAATKAKELYNLLIKKYEVNIIMTKNAYKFVDTEGLITYNEIFDKEFYENGHHYADHIKLAFNSDLNIIYPATYNFIGKVASGISDDLPSLLLAVCTFDSLFFPSMNTNMYNNEILQKNKKIITNLSNTQWFEPKFGKLASGDYGIGRAYEPIEVVSIVDNYFNKFSNLIDKNILLNFGRTRSYIDKVRYITNASSGKMGNELKKSLISKCNKLVSIFGDTDFNVIQNANNIYANTNVKMYEEMIKHFNDMDIVICCGALTDFEVTNPLDRKIEKRVDKNINEIKFKESLDVLKELSRKKTKQFLVGFSLANDFNLDKARNKLLEKNLDMIVINLTNALNSDSNTIKILTKDNNLYEYENLNKSDVALKIIEKINDII; encoded by the coding sequence ATGAAGATAATTAACTTAATTATAACAGGAGGGATTGCTGCTACTAAGGCAAAAGAATTATATAATTTGTTAATCAAAAAATATGAAGTAAATATAATAATGACTAAAAATGCTTATAAATTTGTAGATACCGAAGGACTTATTACTTACAATGAAATATTCGATAAGGAATTTTATGAAAATGGGCATCATTATGCCGATCATATTAAACTTGCTTTTAATAGTGATTTAAACATAATTTACCCAGCCACATATAACTTTATAGGTAAAGTTGCTAGTGGCATAAGTGATGATTTACCATCATTATTACTTGCTGTATGTACTTTCGATAGTTTATTTTTTCCAAGCATGAATACAAATATGTACAATAATGAAATATTACAAAAAAACAAGAAAATAATTACTAATTTAAGTAATACGCAATGATTTGAACCAAAATTTGGAAAACTTGCCAGTGGAGATTATGGCATTGGTAGAGCTTATGAACCAATTGAGGTTGTAAGTATAGTAGATAACTATTTTAATAAATTTAGTAATTTAATAGACAAAAACATATTACTTAATTTTGGTAGAACAAGAAGTTATATTGATAAGGTGAGATATATCACTAATGCCAGTAGTGGTAAGATGGGTAATGAACTTAAAAAAAGTTTAATAAGTAAATGTAATAAGTTAGTAAGTATATTCGGTGATACTGATTTTAATGTGATTCAAAATGCAAACAATATTTATGCAAATACAAATGTTAAAATGTATGAAGAAATGATAAAGCATTTTAATGATATGGATATAGTAATATGTTGTGGGGCATTAACTGATTTTGAAGTAACAAATCCCCTAGATCGTAAAATAGAAAAAAGAGTTGATAAAAATATTAATGAAATCAAATTTAAAGAATCATTAGATGTACTAAAAGAACTATCTAGGAAAAAAACAAAACAGTTCTTAGTTGGTTTCTCATTAGCAAACGACTTTAATTTAGATAAGGCAAGAAATAAGCTATTAGAAAAGAATTTAGACATGATTGTTATTAACTTAACAAATGCCTTAAATTCTGATAGTAATACTATAAAAATATTGACAAAAGATAATAATTTATACGAATATGAAAATTTAAATAAAAGTGATGTTGCTTTAAAAATAATTGAAAAAATAAACGATATTATATAG
- a CDS encoding lipoprotein has translation MKKILTFLAATGIVASTASTVVSCDDDFGYKVDSNLVVSSKDELIGYDDQIALFFIIPNSLYLQKLLTFEVKATMYVNDLSTTAVNYFKLENISKNNSDDHIYSANLVLNFSSNDEKPSNETKYELVFNIKDDTTTFGNFTITYKDKTV, from the coding sequence ATGAAAAAAATATTAACATTTTTAGCTGCAACAGGGATTGTAGCTTCGACAGCGTCAACAGTAGTGTCATGTGATGATGATTTTGGATATAAAGTTGATTCAAATTTAGTGGTCAGTTCAAAGGATGAACTAATTGGATATGATGATCAAATTGCACTATTTTTTATTATACCAAATAGCTTATACTTACAAAAACTATTAACTTTTGAAGTTAAAGCAACTATGTATGTAAATGATTTATCCACTACTGCTGTCAATTATTTTAAATTAGAAAATATAAGTAAAAATAATTCAGATGATCACATATATTCAGCTAATTTAGTTTTAAACTTTTCATCAAATGATGAAAAACCATCTAATGAAACAAAATATGAATTAGTATTTAACATAAAGGATGATACAACAACATTTGGAAATTTCACAATTACTTATAAAGACAAAACAGTATAA
- the rpsU gene encoding 30S ribosomal protein S21 gives MASIVVKEGEPIEKALKRFQKVAAANKSEARRREYHLSKKEKRIYKQNQNKKFG, from the coding sequence ATGGCAAGCATCGTTGTAAAAGAAGGAGAGCCTATTGAAAAAGCTCTTAAGCGTTTCCAAAAAGTAGCTGCAGCAAATAAATCTGAAGCTAGAAGACGTGAATATCACTTAAGTAAAAAAGAGAAACGTATTTACAAACAAAACCAAAATAAAAAGTTTGGTTAA
- a CDS encoding lipoprotein, with protein sequence MKKLLGILAATGLVATTGATVVSCGDKASAFSEVKDLSMKVGDADKVVEVTVSNPVKDTAFSATSATVAAATVSVAPAKDDGTGKFKVTVKAVAEGTSDITLKYGDSLTKTFKVAVSAAEAAAKKDLSTTISTKALGEFKGAGDNPTLEELVAQVNSKNSDLGLAASDVELDGSATTSAAKLKAKSESEKFTGSVDLTYSYSKKEAVAKKDLSTITLALGAFQGAGDNPIIGELVDQVNAVNEGLGLSVNDVQLNGSPTTSAAKLDAKALSEKFTGSASLTYTYTKKEASK encoded by the coding sequence ATGAAAAAATTATTAGGTATATTAGCAGCTACGGGGTTAGTTGCAACCACTGGAGCAACAGTGGTATCGTGTGGGGACAAAGCTTCAGCATTTAGTGAAGTTAAAGATTTATCAATGAAAGTTGGAGATGCTGATAAAGTAGTTGAAGTTACTGTAAGTAACCCAGTTAAAGATACTGCATTTAGTGCAACTTCTGCAACTGTTGCAGCTGCAACAGTAAGTGTTGCACCTGCTAAAGATGATGGTACAGGTAAATTTAAAGTAACTGTAAAAGCAGTTGCTGAAGGTACTTCAGACATTACTCTAAAATATGGAGATAGTTTAACTAAGACATTCAAAGTTGCTGTATCAGCTGCAGAAGCTGCTGCTAAAAAAGATTTAAGTACTACAATTTCAACAAAAGCATTAGGTGAATTTAAAGGTGCTGGAGATAATCCAACATTAGAAGAATTGGTTGCTCAAGTTAATTCAAAAAATAGTGATTTAGGTTTAGCTGCTAGTGATGTTGAACTAGATGGATCAGCTACAACATCAGCAGCAAAACTTAAAGCAAAATCAGAATCAGAAAAATTTACTGGTAGTGTTGATTTAACATATTCATATTCAAAAAAAGAAGCTGTTGCTAAAAAAGATTTAAGTACAATTACATTAGCATTAGGTGCATTTCAAGGTGCAGGAGATAATCCAATAATTGGTGAATTGGTTGATCAAGTTAATGCTGTAAATGAGGGTTTAGGTTTATCTGTAAATGATGTTCAACTAAATGGATCTCCTACAACATCAGCAGCAAAACTTGATGCAAAAGCATTATCAGAAAAATTTACTGGTAGTGCTTCATTAACATATACATATACAAAAAAAGAAGCTTCAAAATAA
- a CDS encoding PTS transporter subunit EIIC → MNKNKRTIKSMFTISKNTKLRMKSFLQKLSSSFGFVIILMPIFGIFYSIGSLFENNITGELFKNFGKILFSNIGLWFCLSIIIGFTNNKGAAVYSGIISYFVFNIFISVFIVSENYYFNIWFWKSLETKIFLTSFLFGNIQTFNTGVVGGISIGAVITILYNKFKNQNLIKSLTFFSKEKFVILLTPFVSMILATIFIIVWPIIGYFMMVIGKVVSKSPIGLDAFIFRTFQRMLIPFGSSLLWQAPMWYSSIGGSVSDYELPLLVEYIYRTNPNLSADAIEKIRGALSQYKNYADFFDYLNTNLSTEINNLLDINSSWKPAFDSFSKIEGDQFLSYAALNSKYITIDDCWNVGLRFSRFITGGFINSMFTLPTIGFTMLIFVKKGERKKELGVYLTAALTAFLLGITEPIEYMFCYTMPLFFFAIYAPFNGIIAMVTSLLKIKVGTMFSTGLFDFTFSGIIPTVNGQETNIWLLPIVGIFASILIFIITYVYIKYYSSKKIKNDVNKEEGLNSSTI, encoded by the coding sequence ATGAATAAAAACAAAAGAACAATTAAAAGTATGTTTACAATAAGTAAAAATACAAAATTGAGAATGAAGTCTTTTTTACAAAAGTTATCCTCTTCATTTGGATTTGTCATAATCTTGATGCCGATTTTTGGTATCTTTTACTCAATTGGTTCATTATTTGAGAACAATATAACAGGAGAGCTTTTTAAGAACTTTGGAAAAATATTGTTTTCAAATATAGGGTTATGATTTTGTTTATCGATTATAATCGGCTTTACAAATAATAAAGGTGCGGCTGTTTACAGTGGAATAATTTCATATTTTGTTTTTAATATTTTTATTTCGGTATTTATTGTTAGTGAAAACTACTACTTTAACATATGATTTTGAAAAAGCCTTGAAACTAAAATTTTTTTAACAAGCTTCTTATTTGGGAATATACAAACTTTCAATACGGGAGTTGTTGGTGGAATATCAATAGGTGCTGTAATTACCATTTTATATAATAAATTCAAGAACCAAAATCTAATAAAAAGTCTAACTTTTTTTTCTAAGGAAAAATTTGTAATATTGCTTACTCCTTTTGTTTCAATGATTTTGGCAACGATATTTATTATAGTTTGACCAATTATTGGTTATTTTATGATGGTGATTGGTAAAGTAGTATCAAAATCACCAATTGGTTTGGACGCATTTATTTTTAGAACGTTCCAAAGAATGTTGATTCCATTTGGCTCAAGTTTATTATGACAAGCACCGATGTGATATAGTTCAATCGGAGGAAGTGTCTCAGATTATGAATTGCCTTTATTGGTTGAATATATCTATAGAACAAATCCAAATCTATCCGCTGATGCAATAGAAAAGATAAGAGGTGCTTTATCACAATATAAAAATTATGCAGATTTCTTTGATTATTTAAATACTAATTTATCAACAGAAATAAATAATTTATTAGATATTAATAGTAGTTGAAAACCAGCTTTTGATAGTTTTTCTAAAATAGAAGGTGATCAATTTCTTTCTTATGCGGCATTGAATAGTAAGTATATAACAATTGATGATTGTTGAAATGTTGGACTTAGATTTTCGAGATTTATTACTGGCGGATTTATTAATTCAATGTTTACATTACCAACTATCGGATTTACAATGCTAATTTTTGTAAAAAAAGGTGAAAGAAAAAAAGAACTAGGTGTATATTTAACTGCTGCATTAACCGCCTTCCTATTAGGGATTACAGAACCAATAGAGTATATGTTTTGTTATACTATGCCATTATTCTTCTTTGCTATTTATGCACCATTTAATGGAATTATTGCTATGGTTACATCATTATTAAAAATTAAAGTAGGGACTATGTTCTCTACTGGTCTATTTGATTTTACATTTAGTGGTATTATACCAACTGTAAATGGTCAAGAAACTAATATATGATTGTTACCTATAGTAGGGATATTTGCATCAATACTAATTTTTATAATTACCTATGTTTATATTAAATATTATTCAAGTAAAAAAATAAAAAACGATGTTAATAAAGAAGAAGGTTTAAATTCTTCCACTATATAA
- a CDS encoding DHH family phosphoesterase translates to MLNKLVEQIKKHNKIILLRHIFPDFDAIGSQMALYHFIIDNFENKIIKIGGKVPNEYKKIAFNHKLRKEDFVDALVIVTDTANRQRIDIDDIDYLKEANIIFKIDHHVNVDNYANLEIVDSTFPATCELLTILFKNSNYIFSKEVAFKLFHGLVTDTERFLYRNVTKRTFDSASILISKGIEIKDVYENVYNLSESALRLKGYILSNFVLLNNNLAYIKLDKNILTKFGIYDVNQVALWVNILGEISSAMIWIFFIETDDGCRVELRSRYISVREIATKFGGGGHETASGAKLNNIEEYKQVVNYCIKVLSENNTNSNI, encoded by the coding sequence ATGTTAAATAAATTAGTAGAACAAATAAAAAAACACAATAAGATAATTTTATTAAGGCATATTTTCCCTGATTTTGATGCTATTGGTTCTCAAATGGCTTTATATCATTTTATAATAGATAATTTTGAGAATAAGATTATAAAAATCGGTGGAAAAGTTCCGAATGAATATAAAAAAATTGCTTTTAATCATAAACTTAGAAAAGAAGATTTTGTTGATGCATTAGTTATAGTAACCGATACCGCGAATAGACAAAGGATTGATATTGATGATATTGATTATTTAAAAGAAGCGAATATCATATTTAAAATTGATCATCATGTAAATGTTGATAATTATGCTAATTTAGAAATAGTGGATTCTACTTTTCCTGCTACTTGTGAACTATTAACTATTCTATTTAAAAACAGTAATTATATTTTTTCAAAAGAAGTTGCATTTAAATTATTTCACGGATTAGTAACTGATACAGAAAGATTTTTGTATAGAAACGTAACGAAACGAACATTTGATAGTGCATCAATTCTAATATCAAAAGGGATTGAAATTAAAGATGTATATGAAAATGTCTATAATCTTAGTGAAAGTGCACTTAGACTAAAAGGTTATATATTATCCAATTTTGTTTTATTAAATAATAATTTAGCATATATAAAGTTGGATAAAAATATATTAACCAAGTTTGGAATTTATGATGTGAATCAGGTAGCTTTATGGGTTAATATACTTGGTGAAATTAGCAGTGCAATGATTTGGATATTTTTTATAGAAACTGATGATGGTTGTAGAGTTGAGTTAAGATCAAGATATATTTCTGTTAGAGAAATAGCTACTAAATTTGGTGGTGGGGGACATGAAACAGCTTCAGGAGCTAAGTTAAACAATATAGAAGAATATAAACAAGTAGTTAATTATTGTATTAAAGTATTAAGTGAAAATAACACAAATAGTAATATATAA
- a CDS encoding aldo/keto reductase → MSNILKEKYKMNNGIMIPKVGLGTYKLTSEQECIDVIKEAINIGYQLIDTAKIYENHKTIAKALKECNYKREDLFITSKIWNSDHKYEDTKKAIDLILEELNLDYIDLLLIHWPTEYRLECYKALEEAVDDGKVKSIGVSNFQKHHLDELMQNCRIKPVINQIELHPALRNKEVVDACKKYNILVESWGTMIRGKCFEIKEIQDIAKKYNKTEAQVCLRWAYELGYIIIPKSSKLKRILENIQIEDFSLTKEDLLLIEGIEEFRDGPDPDNFNF, encoded by the coding sequence ATGAGTAATATTTTAAAAGAAAAGTATAAAATGAATAATGGTATTATGATACCAAAAGTTGGTTTAGGTACATATAAATTAACTAGTGAACAAGAATGTATTGATGTAATAAAAGAAGCTATTAATATTGGTTATCAATTAATAGATACAGCTAAAATTTATGAAAACCATAAAACAATTGCTAAGGCATTAAAAGAATGTAATTATAAAAGAGAAGATTTATTTATAACTTCAAAAATATGAAACTCAGATCACAAATACGAAGATACTAAAAAAGCAATAGATTTAATTTTAGAAGAGTTAAATCTAGATTATATTGATTTATTATTAATTCATTGACCTACTGAATATCGTTTAGAATGTTATAAAGCACTTGAAGAAGCTGTTGATGATGGTAAAGTAAAATCAATTGGTGTAAGTAACTTCCAAAAACATCATTTAGACGAATTAATGCAAAATTGTAGAATTAAACCAGTAATTAATCAAATTGAATTGCACCCTGCATTAAGAAACAAAGAAGTTGTTGATGCTTGTAAAAAATATAATATATTAGTTGAATCATGAGGAACAATGATTCGTGGTAAATGTTTTGAAATAAAAGAGATTCAAGATATAGCAAAAAAATATAATAAAACAGAAGCTCAAGTATGTTTACGATGAGCATATGAATTAGGTTATATAATTATTCCAAAATCAAGTAAATTAAAAAGAATATTAGAAAATATTCAAATTGAAGACTTTAGTTTAACAAAAGAAGATTTATTATTAATTGAAGGTATTGAGGAATTTAGAGACGGTCCTGACCCTGATAATTTTAATTTTTAA
- a CDS encoding lipoprotein: MKKLLGILAATGLVATTGATVVSCGNDTKETTKTDLSKISTKELGDISGEGITPSLSDLVKAINLKNDKLSLTDNDVTLNEGATTEKATITAKEESTKFTGSVEVTYKYTKSEAVEKKDLKDLEVKELGDISGEGVTPSLSDLVKAINLKNDKLSLTDNDVTLNEGATTEKATITAKEESTKFTGSVEVTYKYTKSDTVEK, from the coding sequence ATGAAAAAATTATTAGGAATATTAGCAGCTACAGGGTTAGTTGCAACCACAGGAGCAACAGTTGTTTCTTGTGGTAATGATACAAAAGAAACTACAAAAACAGATTTAAGTAAAATATCTACAAAAGAATTAGGTGATATTAGTGGAGAAGGAATAACACCATCACTTAGTGATTTAGTTAAAGCTATTAATTTAAAAAATGATAAATTAAGTTTAACTGATAATGATGTTACTTTAAATGAAGGTGCTACTACTGAAAAAGCTACTATAACAGCTAAAGAAGAATCTACTAAATTTACAGGTTCAGTTGAAGTAACATATAAATATACAAAATCAGAAGCTGTAGAAAAAAAAGACTTAAAAGATTTAGAAGTAAAAGAATTAGGTGATATTAGTGGAGAAGGAGTAACACCATCACTTAGTGATTTAGTTAAAGCTATTAATTTAAAAAATGATAAATTAAGTTTAACTGATAATGATGTTACTTTAAATGAAGGTGCTACTACTGAAAAAGCTACTATAACAGCTAAAGAAGAATCTACTAAATTTACAGGTTCAGTTGAAGTAACATATAAATATACAAAATCAGATACAGTAGAAAAATAA
- a CDS encoding APC family permease, which produces MSSKRSRAKSLTKMTIIFMSFAIIFGFRNIVNNQNQFGLLACVLFLVGGAIYAIPMVLITAEFGSIKKLKNQEAGLGSFCVFALGEKGGFLASWSSYFGNLFFFATLAPFTIIALSYGLYGANGFDELTRYFVDENMLSADGSARASACVLAMFAILLFWVGTFISKKGPKWLGWVTNIGGTASLILGVVFILFALFYTIPVNGIQSNFKGWSDLNAVDSKNGFDGDWWSFLSAFPWLLFGYNGIETMSVFIKDTKKGIKAFKIASIIGMSIVISLMVIGGLVLSLTIDQQQISDWKIPNADFLVFPKMIGLSENSAGGKAIIHIAGLVTALNGIGSLFFWTAAPTKVFFSETPKNVMGKWLSKTDENGMPHNALLAQAIVVTVILTIVGVTSTASTDGELESSSEFLVKSIDATTTLAIVQMFFYFWGYIRLRLKMDDTERGTRFFKNKIFPIIICSITLIILLIAFFFGCVPSPNKWQEDPGKAAINFVFIFGGCVFFMGTGMLAYWINVERKERKNGGSIDNNSSEINEIHIDKPITKDLKIDYIESSNNNLNEDSDHRLNKKP; this is translated from the coding sequence ATGTCGTCGAAAAGATCTCGGGCTAAGTCTTTAACCAAAATGACAATAATATTTATGAGTTTTGCAATCATATTTGGTTTTAGAAATATTGTAAATAATCAAAATCAATTTGGTTTACTAGCTTGTGTGTTATTTCTTGTTGGAGGTGCAATTTATGCAATACCAATGGTTCTTATCACAGCAGAGTTTGGAAGTATAAAAAAATTAAAAAATCAAGAAGCTGGGTTAGGAAGTTTCTGTGTATTTGCTTTAGGCGAAAAAGGAGGATTTCTTGCAAGTTGATCAAGTTATTTTGGTAACTTATTCTTCTTTGCTACACTTGCACCATTTACAATAATTGCATTAAGTTATGGATTATATGGAGCTAATGGATTTGATGAATTAACAAGATACTTCGTTGATGAAAATATGCTTTCAGCAGATGGATCTGCAAGGGCAAGTGCATGTGTATTAGCAATGTTTGCAATTTTATTATTTTGAGTAGGAACTTTTATTTCAAAAAAAGGTCCAAAATGATTAGGGTGAGTTACAAATATAGGTGGTACTGCTAGTTTAATACTTGGAGTAGTATTCATATTATTTGCATTATTTTACACAATACCTGTTAATGGAATTCAATCAAATTTTAAAGGTTGATCAGATTTAAATGCTGTTGATTCAAAAAATGGATTCGATGGTGATTGGTGATCATTCTTATCAGCATTTCCTTGATTATTATTTGGTTATAATGGTATCGAAACAATGAGTGTTTTCATAAAAGATACTAAAAAAGGAATAAAAGCATTTAAAATAGCATCAATTATTGGTATGAGTATAGTTATAAGTTTAATGGTTATTGGTGGATTGGTGCTATCATTAACAATTGATCAACAACAAATTAGTGATTGAAAAATACCAAACGCTGACTTTTTAGTTTTCCCTAAAATGATTGGATTATCAGAAAATTCAGCAGGTGGTAAGGCAATTATCCATATAGCCGGTTTAGTTACGGCTTTAAATGGGATTGGTTCCCTATTCTTTTGAACTGCCGCGCCAACAAAAGTATTTTTCTCTGAAACACCAAAAAATGTAATGGGAAAATGATTATCTAAAACAGATGAAAATGGAATGCCACATAACGCATTGCTTGCACAAGCAATTGTTGTTACTGTAATACTTACAATTGTTGGTGTTACCAGTACAGCAAGTACAGATGGTGAATTAGAAAGTTCAAGTGAATTCTTAGTAAAATCAATTGATGCTACAACTACATTAGCGATTGTACAAATGTTTTTCTACTTTTGAGGATATATCCGCTTAAGACTAAAAATGGATGATACGGAAAGAGGAACCCGATTCTTTAAAAATAAAATCTTTCCAATTATTATTTGTTCGATTACTCTTATTATTCTTTTGATAGCATTCTTCTTTGGTTGTGTTCCAAGTCCAAATAAATGACAAGAAGATCCAGGTAAAGCTGCAATAAACTTTGTATTTATTTTTGGAGGTTGTGTCTTCTTTATGGGAACAGGAATGCTAGCTTACTGAATTAATGTTGAAAGAAAAGAAAGAAAAAATGGTGGTTCAATCGATAATAATAGTAGTGAAATTAATGAAATTCATATTGATAAACCTATAACTAAAGATTTAAAGATTGATTATATCGAATCATCTAATAATAATTTAAACGAAGATTCTGATCATAGATTAAATAAAAAACCCTAG